Genomic segment of Arachis stenosperma cultivar V10309 chromosome 4, arast.V10309.gnm1.PFL2, whole genome shotgun sequence:
atattaaattatctaatagtatctacttattttttaaataaagatacTTCAAGAGAATGTGGTTATCTGATTGTATATGCATATCATTTGTTTTCCTAATAACCACAAGAATATAATTTGCCTTTTAATTAGTCATCATTATGGTTAATAAATCATAAGACTTTAGCATGAGCTTCAATTCATCTTTTTGTTAAAACTAACATTGCTATATAATAGtaacaataatatttaaaagaaaataaaaaatcagcTCATTAAATAgactaaaataattttatttagtatttattaattattactaaaATAATTGTACAATTTTAaatgtaataaatatataattacaaatattatgtatataaaattataaatattatgttatataaaataattttagtagATATTGTTTCCTTAAATTACCGTAATAGTAAATATACCAATATATAATTACTATAGTTAtgaattataatatttaaattcagTAATACTAAGAgacaatatttaaaataattactttatataacataatatttataattttatacatataatatttataattatatatttattacatttaaaattatataattattctaataataattattaaatactaaataaaataaatttagactgtttaaactgatttttttattatctttcaagtattattaataattatgtaaCACTATAGCAATGCCATCCTCTCTCTTTAATACACGAATAACAAATCAAAAAGTGTCATACCCAATTTCCGTTTAAGTTCAATGTAACCTAACCTAATAACCAAACTTTAGtagacattattattattatttccttTGTGTCTGCTCTCTGCTTTCACGAGGAAGGTTCATAATTAGTTGTTATTAGACCCTGCATGTACAATAATGATTCATTTTGACTAAGAAGCTTTAGTTTCCATTGTCAATAAATTAACGACTACATATAACTCATCAAAGTTTCACAAAAAGaaggaataataataatgaatagtaaaaatgaataataaatCGTGCACTGATTCATGTGATTTCTCTTTCACGAAGAAGCATTATCATTAAAGCTAGCTTGTATTATTATCACTAAATGATCCTTTTATTATTTACCAAAAATAAGGAATCTGTTAGAATATACAGATTTCTTCATGTCTGCTCTCTTTGATTAAGAAGGTTTTTCTTATCTTAGCCATGAATCATTATTGAAAAATGTCTCTGACATTCTAACTACTACACATTATTTTGTCACACATGCCACGTGTCTGCATTATAGCTTGATCAGTAATTTTGTAACGagtttaattaaattcattGGACTAATATaactattaattatatatttactaTAAGCAAATGAATAAAATATTTCGTGTAGTAATTAACAACAAAGCCTTTTCATACTAGGTAGAATCGGTTACATGAATCAAATGACGTCATTGTGTTCTGTCATCTATCATATTTACAGTGAAACCATTTACATGTACATCTCATTTGACTACCTCATGGATAGTCTTTTTAGATtttcctctgcctttcgcctcttgtccatcttccacctcatccaccctcctgactgggtgttctatcggtcttcttctcacatgttcaaaccacctgagacgcgattcaaccatttttttcacaatgggtgctactccaactctctcccttatatcttcgttCCTTATTTTATTCAATCTCGTATGAACACTCATCTATTTCAACATTTTCATCTCTGTCACACTCaccttatgttcgtgctcccatTTGGCTGTCCAACACTCTGTACCATAAAGTATAACCAGTCTTACAGTGGTGCgatacctttaagttttaaagacacttttttgtcgcatataaaactaGATACACTCcaccattttgaccaacctacTTGGATCCTAtaatttacatcctgttcaatctctctaTTATTCTATATAATACAcccaaaatatttaaaatttttaacttttggtAGAATGTTTTATCCGATTCACAATAAATTAAAGTTGAAACATCTATTACTCTAAAAGCAACTTCAATTCAACATTTAATTATAGTAGAATAGCCCATCAATCAATAATGgcatatcaaaattttttttcttaatcacATTCagatcttttaaaatatttggataCTAGACCCCCATAATATATATTGATGTAGACAAGAATAATATTAATAACTTGGCGTTATTGTAGCTCATGGATGGCACACGTcattgtatttttaataatttatatatctaTGACTATAATGTAAAATATTACTTAAGATAAATTAagttgttatatatatttatttcaataaaCATGTTGAAAAGAAGTGACGAAATTAACTTCTGATATGAAATATAAAATTCCCTAAATTCAAGTGGCTGGTAGAATTTTTGTAGTAAATCTAACACTCAATTTGGCTGCATCAAAAATGACCAAACTTCATAGATACAGAACAGAAGCAGATAATAGTAGTAGGATTGGGCCATGCTATTCAAAACAGTGAGTTTCATTATTTGGCCCCACCAAAAGAATTCTCCCAGCTGCAATTTATGTGttacaataaattttattagtgcATGTTATAAAGTTCATAAATTTGTCATAGATACTTCTTACTTTGAAATAAGATTCCTTTGAATAAGGTTATAGATTGTGTGCTGGATGGATTGTGATAGGATAAAGATCATATATATAATGAATGATTTTTTTGGCATGAATTACATCACCCAAATTTAATGGAACTAGagatagaagaaaaaaaaggtgCACAATTATTTCTCTGTCTTTCTTCAACAAAAAACCATATAAAAATCTTGTACTTATATTTGAGTGTCCCATGATAAACTTGAAGATTAAAACTTCATATAGTGGCCTAGGATATTAGGGGGTCAAAGAACAAGAAAAGTTACTGGGGCAGTCCACTGCATTTAATGCATAGgccaaaaaaaattcaatataaataatttttttaagggtgaaaaataataaattttcattGCATTACTTGTTCACTTGTTGCATGTCTTTTGCAGCTTGTGAGATTCAAAAAGCAAAAGAGCAAAACTTTTCAAGAGACAGAAACACACTCTTCACAGAATTTAGCATGCCTTGTGTTTGTATTAATTCCAAAGTCACATTCCACCTTATACCTTAACAAGACAAAAAGCTTCTTCCTTCAGTGctcactttttttcttttctttttagtcATGTCTGCACCTTCACCACCCACTTTCAAACCTATGCAAAGTTTGAGTATGGTGGGAGTGGCTTCATTGAACActtagaataaaataaagatcATATATTCATCATATTCTGCTGAAAATTCTAAGTAATAGTTTCCATGGCATCAACTGCTGAACCATCTCCTTATAGCACTTCAAGGAGAAGAGATGATGAATCAGAGTTCAATTTGAGAGAATGGGGAATGAAAGGTAGAATCATCAGCAGAGAGAACACCAACTCAAGAAGGTATTCAGGATCATACATGAGAAGCTTTAGAGAAGACACAAGGTCTTTCAGATCAAACATAACCATTTCTAGCACAGCTTCTTCACCAGGATACCCTTTAAAAGGTatattccttttcttttcttttctttttttcataatGATTTCAAATTTCTTGTTTCACAAACATATATTCTCCATGTTTTTGTTGCAGATGAAATAGACCCTTCAACATACTCATTCACCACTGCTCTTAAAGGTATTAACATATCATGATAATGCATATGCTTGtgaatttttattcttttttcttttgaataatTTGAGTAATGTTGTATGTTTAATTGCAGCATTGCAAGCAAAAGCAAGCTATAACAGTTGGGAATGCTTATCCCCAGATGGGTTTGCATTGAATTCAAAGTGGAATGAAGCAGAAAAGTACATATGCAACCCTCTCTCAGGAGAAGTACCAATGGAGTGTCTATCTGCAAAAACTCTTAGTGGAAGATCATTCAGAAGTTTCACAAACAGAATCACCATGTCTGCTCCTCTAGTTTATTCCTCTTCAAGACATATTCAAGCCAAACCATCTAGTCtcatagaagaagatgaagcagCTCCTCCTCAATACCCCATTCCAGGTCACTATTCAAATATTCAACAATCATCTAATGTTTACAATAGCTAAGGCTGTTATTTATAGACTAATCAAATAACTAATGCCTAATTATTCAGTAAGTTCTTCTGCATTCTACTAGTATCCTATTTTTAAGAAGTTGCTTTACAATTCAACTCTGAATCTAATCTTTGTAtgcagagaagaaaaaagagggAATGACAAGAGATGTTGGTGTTCAAAGCACACCTCAATATCTTAGTTCAAGCAGTCCTAGCCCTGCTTCAACACCTTCAATCATAGAAAGGTCAAAAAATAGAGCTGCAGATTCACCTAATTCAAATGCCAAAACAAAATCTGAGGAAGAGGTATGTATGTGTATGTGGTATGAAGTTTTAGCAGAATTCTCTTTTGCATTATTTACACTTCAATTAACAGCTCAAACAATTTAGGATTATGATTCCCTTTATCTTGATCATTAAGTTAGCAATGACATTAGTGAAGAGTATTTTAGTGTTTAAACTTTAAACAATGAAGGTACTAATTAGACTATGGTATTTCACTGATTATCTATACAAAAATAGTTTAAGctattagtattaaaaaaaattattaaaaaaatctatttatTAATTTCCAAATGTAGTTAAActtaattgtttaattttatcttttgttttggCAAGACAAATTTAAAACCTGTCTGAGGAAGTATCCAAAGAATCAGATACATGAGTCAGGATCATTATTATCAATCAttcaaaattattcaaaaaaaaaaacacaaagaaaagaaagagcaACTACCCTAAGGCCTAAGCAGGAGGAAGGGGGTGAGTTTCCCAAGATAAGAGAATCAAATCTGGTTGTCATATAATTAGATTATAACCTTCCAATGGTGGGGGCAGTGATATAGATATCTTGGTCCTCAGTGTTTCATGTGCTAATGTCcctcatttttttatattttttattattattattttttttttttggtcccTCCATGCCTTTCCCTCCCAAGTAGCCTGCTTTTCTACTACACATACAGTTGCAATTGTCTTTGTTTTTGGGAATCAATTTTCAGGTACTGAAAATGCCATCTCACAAAGCAAAAACCAAATTATTcccttcttcaatttcttttttcaCCTTCTTTTATGAGTTAGACAATGATTTCTTCCTTTAGTATAATTCCTATTATTAGAATTCAAATAACTTATAATTAAGGGCAGTCCAATACACAAGTATTATGTGTTAATGcagaattttgaaaagaattgcAATCCAAAATTAAAATGTATGCATTCTAACctgatataattaaaaaaaaaatctctttcAAGGACATAAAatactttaattaaaaaaatcccaTCATTAAAACTTACATTCAAAGTTTATGATTAAGAGACTAAAATGTCTATCAGCTTAACTGATTAGGCCATCACATGTTAATAGAATTGTTAGACAGTTGGATAAGCAAATTCCAAAAATGACAATTCAATCCCACCACTTGTTCAGACCCTTGAATGATTTAAACATGGcaacaatatatatatagcttTTCTCTTTGTCTCATATGTAACCAATAGAGATTCTGGAATCAAGGTACATAATTTTGTTATAAAGGCTATACCCTCAACAAAATTCTGAGTGTACTCACTCTTGCAACT
This window contains:
- the LOC130976236 gene encoding uncharacterized protein LOC130976236, whose protein sequence is MASTAEPSPYSTSRRRDDESEFNLREWGMKGRIISRENTNSRRYSGSYMRSFREDTRSFRSNITISSTASSPGYPLKDEIDPSTYSFTTALKALQAKASYNSWECLSPDGFALNSKWNEAEKYICNPLSGEVPMECLSAKTLSGRSFRSFTNRITMSAPLVYSSSRHIQAKPSSLIEEDEAAPPQYPIPEKKKEGMTRDVGVQSTPQYLSSSSPSPASTPSIIERSKNRAADSPNSNAKTKSEEEVEVKDTETWETKETVHHQRGKNDWSKHEEQLCRRQGGCFSWMMRKNRQRDTEKQRRNNIFLIHFKGC